From Cydia splendana chromosome 12, ilCydSple1.2, whole genome shotgun sequence, a single genomic window includes:
- the LOC134795301 gene encoding drebrin-like protein, whose amino-acid sequence MAINLNKHKDALVAAWKDVLDEKTDTDWALFGYDGLTSDLKFVSKGDGGLIELIDEFNSGKIQYAFLKLDVPDSSISKYVLINWQGEGAPTVRKGTCANHIKHVASLFTGFHLTMHARTEDDLEERLILEKLAKAGSNFNFKSGRNEELPPSGPVGTAYQKVNPVQEINSSERDQFWLKEEQEEKKRVEAERKRREEEKRKAEEDARRKEELAAQRRAKVEEQKVASPDPTSPTGVSTSEVLRRQRSQEARQLIGTSTASARALFQQNLAQGQLTPKSNSIPEKPVRSSVIAQRINTFTQPQPTSLPPLSPSNRSPHKITPTEPQEPKTSPLKNIDKIKMSLESPSQIQYEPIIDPTVDLSPSTENNPTSFSAINYAELKENEYRPIADSLKQSEPMIKQNILENDMFDASYSSSNENDDDDSDNKFSTIKRSPYSKNNIAEENGKAELSRQNTVIENVHYKKEANGTNTSDDVSPEGLEDEGTIYEDLDDDPGLTARALYDYQAADESEITFDPGDIITHIEQIDSGWWQGVGPQGLFGLFPANYVELLPAHPR is encoded by the exons ATGGCTATAAACTTGAATAAACACAAGGACGCGTTAGTCGCCGCGTGGAAGGACGTATTAGACGAGAAAACTGATACTGACTG GGCTCTATTTGGCTATGACGGCTTAACCAGTGACCTAAAGTTTGTAAGCAAAGGAGATGGAGGCCTAATAGAGCTGATCGATGAATTCAACAGCGGCAAAATACAATACGCATTTCTAAAGTTAGATGTCCCAGACAGCAGTATATCTAAATATGTTCTTATCAACTGGCAG GGCGAAGGTGCCCCAACGGTCCGCAAAGGCACCTGCGCGAACCACATTAAACACGTGGCCTCCTTATTCACGGGCTTCCACCTAACCATGCACGCTCGTACAGAAGATGACCTTGAGGAGAGACTGATTCTGGAGAAGTTGGCGAAAGCCGGCTCTAACTTTAACTTCAAGTCTGGGAGGAATGAGGAACTGCCTCCTAGCGGGCCTGTGGGAACGGCGTATCAGAAAGTTAACCCAG TTCAAGAAATCAACTCGTCAGAGCGCGACCAGTTCTGGTTGAAAGAAGAACAAGAAGAGAAGAAGAGAGTAGAAGCAGAAAGGAAAAGGAGAGAAGAG GAAAAGAGGAAGGCAGAAGAGGATGCCAGGAGGAAAGAAGAATTAGCCGCCCAGAGGAGAGCTAAGGTTGAAGAACAGAA AGTGGCGAGTCCAGACCCAACGAGTCCCACCGGCGTGTCAACGAGCGAGGTACTTAGGAGGCAGAGGTCACAAGAGGCGAGGCAACTTATTGGAACCTCTACGGCCTCTGCCAGGGCCCTGTTCCAACAGAATTTGGCTCAAGGACAACTTACACCCAA ATCGAACAGTATACCAGAGAAGCCCGTCCGTAGCTCGGTCATCGCGCAACGCATCAACACATTCACACAACCACAACCCACTTCCCTACCCCCCCTCTCCCCCTCAAACCGCTCCCCCCACAAAATCACCCCCACCGAGCCCCAGGAGCCCAAAACGAGCCCCCTCAAAAACATAGACAAAATCAAAATGAGCCTAGAAAGCCCCTCGCAAATACAATACGAACCTATAATAGATCCCACAGTCGATTTAAGTCCAAGTACCGAAAACAACCCAACTTCCTTCAGTGCCATAAACTATGCAGAACTTAAAGAAAACGAGTACAGACCTATAGCCGATTCGCTAAAACAGAGTGAACCTATGATTAAACAAAATATCTTAGAGAATGACATGTTCGATGCATCGTATTCTAGTTCGAATGAAAACGATGATGACGATAGCGACAATAAGTTTAGTACTATAAAGAGATCGCCGTACAGTAAGAATAATATAGCGGAGGAGAATGGGAAGGCGGAGCTGAGCAGGCAGAATACTGTTATAGAGAATGTTCATTATAAGAAGGAGGCTAATGGGACTAATACTAGTGATG ACGTGTCACCAGAAGGCCTGGAGGATGAGGGCACAATATATGAAGACTTGGACGACGACCCCGGTCTTACTGCGAGGGCGTTGTATGACTACCAAGCAG
- the LOC134795852 gene encoding uncharacterized protein LOC134795852, translating into MSELGQYVRRAEVDIALLQEPYAWKNRVAGLGHLGGALYYEGNGELPPRACIYVSNKIRNMGCVMTLCYRDLVVVETYFMKEDGKRYKVALASCYLPGDGVAPTKELEETVLWYRGKQEDLRRIVWECRRDSNLQLQLQGTGLNERDKLSTARLLPAGRPYTTSTSKYPEVSLS; encoded by the exons ATGTCCGAGCTGGGACAATATGTTAGGAGGGCCGAAGTTGACATAGCACTGCTGCAAGAACCTTATGCATGGAAAAATCGGGTGGCAGGCCTGGGACATCTTGGGGGAGCTCTCTACTACGAAGGGAATGGTGAGCTGCCTCCTAGAGCATGCATTTATGTGAGCAACAAAATAAGAAACATGGGTTGTGTCATGACCTTATGTTACAGAGACCTTGTTGTGGTGGAGACCTACTTCATGAAAGAAGATGGCAAGAGATACAAGGTGGCGCTAGCGTCCTGCTATTTGCCGGGCGATGGAGTGGCACCCACGAAGGAACTAGAAGAAACGGTACTGTGGTACAGAG gaaaacaagaagatttgaggagaatagtgtgggaatgccgccgggacagtaacctgcagctccaactccagggaaccgggctgaatgaacgcgacaagctatcgacagcccgcctgcttccggccgggcgtccctacactacatctacatctaa ATATCCCGAAGTGTCTCTAAGCTAA
- the LOC134795319 gene encoding mitochondrial thiamine pyrophosphate carrier: MVLLVHKHESKVTAFQSALAGGGAGAFTRAVAQPLDVLKIRFQLQLEPIKQGSKYSSVFQALSSIVREEGLSTLWSGHIPAQLLSITYGILQFTTFEELTTVCKHANPQFFDTHRHAIIFSNGAVAATVATVLSFPFDTVRTRLIAEQKTQRAYKGFTHAFHTMVRTEGSAALFKGLIPTLGQIAPHAGIQFAIYKLFTDNILTKLKFFQRDTLAGTVKSSLLANLLSGSIAGFVSKTAIYPCDLVKKRLQIQGFQQYRTSFGKQMYCNGILDCIKLTIVEEGFLSLYKGYWPSMLKAVLVSALHFAVYDEIKHLLMRTQT; encoded by the coding sequence ATGGTGCTCCTAGTACATAAACATGAATCCAAAGTTACCGCATTTCAGTCTGCACTTGCCGGCGGAGGAGCCGGCGCTTTCACAAGAGCAGTGGCACAGCCCCTGGACGTGCTGAAAATTCGATTCCAACTTCAACTGGAGCCAATAAAACAAGGTTCTAAGTACAGCTCCGTATTTCAAGCCTTATCATCAATTGTGAGGGAAGAAGGACTATCTACGCTATGGAGTGGTCATATACCGGCGCAGTTACTATCTATAACTTATGGAATATTGCAATTTACGACGTTCGAAGAGCTTACAACTGTGTGCAAACATGCAAACCCTCAATTTTTCGATACCCATAGACACGCAATTATTTTTTCTAACGGCGCTGTGGCGGCGACCGTGGCAACAGTGCTCTCCTTTCCGTTCGACACAGTGAGAACGCGGTTAATCGCTGAACAGAAGACTCAAAGAGCCTACAAAGGATTCACTCATGCATTTCACACTATGGTCAGGACAGAAGGGTCTGCAGCTTTATTTAAAGGTTTAATACCCACTTTGGGGCAGATCGCGCCCCACGCCGGTATCCAGTTCGCTATTTACAAGCTTTTCACAGACAATAtattgacaaaactaaaattcttTCAAAGAGATACTCTCGCTGGGACAGTAAAGTCATCTTTACTAGCAAATCTGCTATCGGGATCAATTGCAGGTTTTGTATCGAAGACTGCAATTTATCCTTGTGATTTAGTGAAGAAACGATTACAGATTCAAGGCTTCCAACAGTACAGGACGAGTTTTGGTAAACAAATGTACTGTAATGGTATATTAGACTGTATTAAGTTAACAATAGTTGAGGAGGGGTTCCTATCCCTGTACAAAGGTTATTGGCCCAGTATGCTTAAAGCTGTGCTGGTTTCAGCGCTACATTTTGCTGTATATGATGAAATAAAACATCTACTGATGAGGACACAGACTTGA
- the LOC134795755 gene encoding uncharacterized protein LOC134795755, whose protein sequence is MVKFWWMFVLFAKTASASDNELPESEAGKESRFLPLFEVKRFDRPLGPGGLPPLTTVPIAGERCSQRLESALDQLKRRKRNQPKTLDTPASQSIDLNGYSLYQQMRSAPVDMYVTRMRVRLPQNANWVRVEKCYFDPRNVSLDTMLLFHDITISGSVDLFDANELDRNIPPSRRLRRHYADRRYDAPYPDEYRYRQGNGCNMILRLRKAGIGFHTRPLHQQPGKFNVKTDSEFVEPGFISVYAYGCEKYINRNSIRNKDNLPLRRRKRSDEFTFDPHLNQPEAYDSRTSDNSWNTVYEPRSRVNYERSKLFRPDDDLDEVEDISREMEDIFTKGIRTLLTTYMKKELQPAIKDTLMRNMGYVISYG, encoded by the exons ATGGTGAAGTTTTGGTGGATGTTTGTTTTGTTCGCGAAAACAGCTTCGGCCAGTGACAACGAGTTGCCGGAGTCTGAGGCTGGAAAAG AATCCCGTTTCCTCCCACTCTTCGAAGTGAAGAGGTTCGACCGGCCATTAGGACCAGGGGGTTTACCCCCTCTCACCACAGTGCCAATAGCGGGGGAGCGATGTTCGCAGAGACTGGAGTCTGCGCTGGACCAGCTGAAGAGACGGAAGAGGAACCAGCCGAAGACCTTGGATACTCCCGCG AGTCAAAGCATCGATCTTAACGGCTACAGCCTGTACCAGCAAATGCGGAGCGCTCCAGTGGACATGTATGTCACAAGGATGCGAGTGCGACTCCCCCAGAACGCCAACTGGGTTCGCGTGGAAAAATGCTACTTCGACCCTCGAAACGTCTCTCTGGACACCATGCTGTTATTCCACGATATAACCATAAGCGGGAGCGTTGATCTATTCGATGCGAACGAGCTAGATCGGAATATACCCCCAAGTAGAAGATTAAGAAGGCACTACGCTGATAGAAGATATGACGCGCCATATCCAGATGAATACAGATACAGACAAGGTAACGGATGTAATATGATCCTAAGACTCCGCAAAGCGGGAATAGGCTTCCATACACGACCGTTACACCAACAACCTGGCAAATTTAACGTCAAAACTGACTCGGAATTCGTCGAGCCCGGTTTCATAAGCGTCTACGCGTACGGTTGCGAGAAATATATCAACAGGAACTCTATTAGAAACAAGGATAATTTACCATTGAGGAGGAGAAAGAGATCTGATGAGTTCACGTTTGATCCTCATTTAAATCAGCCTGAGGCATATGATAGTCGGACTTCGGATAATAGTTGGAACACAGTGTATGAGCCTCGAAGTAGAGTGAACTATGAACGAAGCAAGCTCTTCAGACCTGATGATGACTTGGACGAGGTTGAAGACATTTCTAGAGAAATGGAGGACATTTTCACTAAAGGGATCCGGACTTTGTTGACGACTTATATGAAGAAAGAGCTGCAGCCCGCGATCAAAGATACTCTGATGCGGAATATGGGTTATGTGATATCGTAcggttaa
- the LOC134795295 gene encoding zinc finger protein 37-like isoform X3, with translation MANTKIGRKKNKDDKSTGKRMKKTMRLEEVEELKFLSHEERLQYLIKNGHLIKDEIFNDAALKKNSLKREALVRKPRAKNDKLISKTGKLKNRNKHIKYMDSILMSELLIKQAPRAKKKTSGDNNNDNELSDQNNSDNSKSKPNKSDRNIETTQNNSKIIDITIGTDEAIDLTETAQINVKNEAKIPAKKKQRNMVEICIDTNNPVIPQGQDEKKANGKRKNSILAERLEQMKTVKLSNGVSLSMEYYQCDHCQTKFCTKSSLQRHMLMHLNLQPYTCPECPNRHFRQRGNWRAHIRRRHPQLFIKIKYECLVCKKPFISLEELKRHKKEHVNMKKKRFTCVFCEKVFKEKSLLADHEKHHMSPGRYKCSMCSMSYDSRTLYSDHLKTHAKVEDKFHYSCQYCGKSYLRPSSIARHIRVSHGGMRMQCPICKKLLKGHLTEHMRTHENERPHECDVCGQKFTQSTQLTVHKRSHTGARPYPCRICKQPFSHSNALMLHIRRHTGEKPFACAMCPQTFSQLPHMKAHMRSIHSKTEFYKCAKCSAFFKLKALLEAHAEECGAVESLKKPENKDSTLVSKMRFHLALLFTMIASKEKLNDLGFSGRRHG, from the exons ATGGCTAATACCAAGATTGGACGTAAAAAGAATAAAGATGATAAATCAACAGGTAAGCGAATGAAGAAGACGATGAGACTTGAAGAAGTTGAGGAATTGAAGTTTTTATCCCATGAAGAAAGATTACAGTATCTTATTAAAAATGGTCACTTAATTAAAGACGAAATTTTTAATGATGCGGCGTTAAAGAAAAATAGTTTGAAAAGGGAAGCATTGGTCAGAAAACCTCGAGCTAAAAATGACAAACTCATATCAAAAACTGGAAaacttaaaaatagaaataagcACATTAAGTACATGGATTCTATTTTAATGAGTGAACTGCTTATTAAGCAAGCTCCTAGAGCTAAGAAAAAAACCAGTGGAGATAACAATAATGATAATGAGTTAAGTGACCAAAATAACAGTGACAACTCAAAAAGTAAACCAAATAAAAGTGATAGAAATATTGAAACTACACAAAATAATAGTAAAATAATTGATATTACTATTGGCACAGATGAGGCTATTGATTTAACGGAGACAGCGcaaataaatgtcaaaaatgaAGCAAAGATTCCAGCTAAGAAAAAGCAGAGAAATATGGTTGAAATTTGTATTGATACAAATAATCCTGTTATTCCACAAGGCCAAGATGAAAAGAAAGCTAACGGGAAAAGAAAAAATTCTATCCTTGCAGAAAGACTGGAGCAAATGAAGACAGTTAAACTTAGCAATGGAGTTTCACTTTCTATGGAATATTATCAGTGTGACCATTGCCAAACAAAGTTCTGCACAAAATCTTCTCTCCAGAGACATATGTTGATGCATCTGAATTTACAACCATACACATGCCCGGAGTGCCCCAATAGACATTTCCGGCAGCGAGGAAACTGGAGGGCACACATTCGCCGGAGACACCCACAACTCttcataaaaattaagtatgAGTGCCTAGTTTGCAAAAAACCGTTCATCTCGCTTGAAGAGTTAAAGCGCCATAAAAAGGAGCATGTAAATATGAAAAAGAAGCGATTCACATGTGTGTTTTGTGAGAAAGTCTTTAAAGAGAAGTCACTTTTGGCAGACCATGAGAAACATCACATGTCACCGGGGCGATACAAATGCTCCATGTGCTCTATGAGCTACGATTCCCGTACACTCTATTCAGACCATTTAAAAACGCATGCAAAAGTGGAGGATAAATTTCATTATTCTTGCCAATACTGTGGTAAATCCTACTTAAGGCCCAGTTCCATTGCAAGGCATATCCGAGTTAGCCACGGTGGCATGAGGATGCAGTGTCCAATTTGTAAAAAATTGTTGAAAGGGCATCTAACTGAGCATATGCGGACACATGAGAATGAGAGACCGCATGAATGTGATGTGTGCGGGCAGAAATTCACTCAGTCGACCCAGCTGACGGTCCACAAGCGCTCCCATACTGGTGCTAGACCATATCCCTGCCGAATCTGTAAGCAACCTTTCTCACACTCTAACGCTCTAATGCTCCATATAAGACGGCATACTGGAGAAAAGCCATTTGCATGTGCTATGTGCCCGCAAACATTCTCTCAGCTACCACATATGAAGGCCCATATGCGCAGCATACATAGTAAAACTGAATTCTACAAATGTGCTAAGTGTAGCGCGTTCTTCAAGCTTAAGGCTCTACTAGAAGCGCATGCAGAAGAATGCGGGGCTGTCGAGAGCCTGAAGAAACCGGAAAACAAAGACAGCACGCTGGTGTCAAAAATGAGGTTCCATCTCGCTCTACTTTTCACTATGATCGCCTCTAAAGAAAAGCTGAATGACCTAG GATTCAGCGGACGGCGACATGGGTAA